One Thermococcus kodakarensis KOD1 genomic window carries:
- the thiI gene encoding tRNA uracil 4-sulfurtransferase ThiI, giving the protein MFNVVIVRYGEIGTKSRQTRRWFENILMNNIREALVSEGIDFKKVEAKHGRVLVRTNRAREATEVLTRVFGIVSLSPAMEVDAELEKINKTALKLFRKKKRELNLEKPKFRVTARRITKEFPLKSPEIQAKVGEYILENEESEVNLHEYDIEVGVELMEGKAYIFVDKIRAWGGLPIGTQGKVVALLSGGIDSPVAAFLMMKRGVEVIPVHIYMGEKTLEKVRKIWNQLKKYHYGGKAELIVVKPQNREEMLKKIKELGKEKYTCVLCKFMMVKHADRIAKEFGAKGIVMGDSLGQVASQTLENMYIVSQASDLPIYRPLIGLDKEEIVDIAKKIGTFELSTLPEDEIPFIPKHPVIRGSWEEFRKIYMAIFGEEPRKRDC; this is encoded by the coding sequence ATGTTCAACGTGGTCATAGTTAGGTACGGCGAGATTGGAACGAAGTCCCGGCAGACGAGAAGGTGGTTTGAGAACATACTCATGAACAACATCAGGGAGGCTCTCGTGAGCGAGGGGATCGACTTCAAGAAAGTGGAGGCAAAGCACGGCAGAGTCCTTGTGAGGACAAACAGGGCCAGGGAAGCAACGGAAGTCCTCACGAGGGTCTTTGGAATAGTATCGCTTTCACCGGCGATGGAAGTCGATGCAGAGCTTGAGAAGATTAACAAGACCGCCCTCAAACTCTTCAGGAAGAAAAAGAGGGAGCTCAACCTTGAAAAACCGAAGTTCAGGGTCACCGCGAGGAGGATAACCAAGGAGTTCCCGCTGAAGAGCCCCGAAATCCAGGCCAAGGTAGGTGAGTACATCCTCGAAAACGAGGAGAGCGAGGTCAATCTGCACGAATACGACATCGAGGTCGGCGTTGAGCTGATGGAGGGGAAGGCCTACATCTTCGTTGACAAAATCAGGGCCTGGGGAGGACTCCCGATAGGGACGCAGGGCAAGGTCGTTGCACTGCTCAGCGGCGGTATAGATTCGCCAGTTGCAGCCTTCCTGATGATGAAGCGCGGGGTCGAGGTCATCCCGGTTCACATATACATGGGCGAAAAGACCCTTGAAAAGGTGCGCAAGATATGGAACCAGCTCAAGAAGTACCACTATGGCGGAAAGGCTGAGCTTATTGTCGTAAAACCGCAGAACAGAGAGGAGATGCTAAAGAAGATCAAAGAGCTCGGGAAGGAGAAGTACACCTGCGTACTGTGCAAGTTCATGATGGTTAAGCACGCGGACAGGATAGCGAAGGAGTTCGGGGCGAAGGGAATAGTCATGGGCGACTCGCTCGGACAGGTGGCAAGCCAGACCCTCGAGAACATGTACATCGTCAGCCAGGCGAGCGACCTGCCCATCTACCGTCCGCTCATAGGGCTCGACAAGGAGGAAATAGTCGACATAGCGAAGAAGATAGGCACGTTTGAGCTTTCAACTCTCCCTGAGGACGAGATACCGTTCATCCCCAAGCATCCCGTGATTAGAGGTTCATGGGAAGAGTTCAGGAAGATTTACATGGCGATATTCGGGGAGGAGCCGAGAAAGCGGGATTGCTGA
- a CDS encoding archease codes for MRKWEHYEHTADIGVRGYGSTLEEAFEAVALGLFDVMVNVKKVEPKECREVEVEEEDLEALLYSFLEELLVLHDMEGLVFGDVKVRIEKTENGYKLKAKACGEVLNPEKHEPKEEVKAITYHDMKIEKLPDGRWMAQFVPDL; via the coding sequence ATGAGGAAATGGGAACACTACGAGCACACTGCTGATATAGGCGTTCGCGGTTACGGCTCAACGCTGGAGGAGGCCTTTGAGGCCGTTGCACTCGGTCTCTTCGACGTCATGGTGAACGTTAAGAAAGTCGAGCCTAAGGAGTGCAGGGAAGTTGAAGTTGAGGAGGAAGACCTTGAGGCACTTCTATACAGCTTCCTTGAGGAGCTTTTGGTTCTCCACGACATGGAAGGGCTGGTTTTCGGGGACGTTAAGGTTCGGATAGAGAAGACCGAGAACGGCTACAAACTCAAAGCCAAGGCCTGTGGAGAAGTTCTCAACCCAGAAAAGCACGAGCCGAAGGAAGAAGTCAAGGCAATAACGTACCACGACATGAAGATTGAAAAGCTCCCCGATGGAAGATGGATGGCGCAGTTCGTTCCAGACCTGTGA
- a CDS encoding 7-cyano-7-deazaguanine synthase, translated as MKAVALLSSGIDSPVAIYLMLRRGVEITPIHFRQDSIKEEKASEIVEILKRYGKLSDPIIVNFSEEHVPAFEKLRELGKIKYTCVLCKWLMLRKACRIGHEIGASAIITGDSLGQVASQTLDNLMVVSTASDLPILRPLIGLDKEEIVRIAKEIGTFEISSRKEPPCPFTPKYPVVRASLGEFQKILQDLI; from the coding sequence ATGAAAGCCGTCGCCCTGCTCAGCTCTGGTATTGATTCGCCCGTGGCCATTTACCTAATGCTTAGGAGGGGCGTAGAGATAACGCCCATCCACTTCAGGCAGGACTCCATCAAGGAAGAAAAGGCCTCGGAGATAGTCGAGATCCTGAAGCGCTACGGGAAGCTCAGCGACCCAATCATTGTGAACTTCTCCGAGGAACACGTTCCAGCCTTTGAGAAACTTAGAGAACTCGGGAAAATCAAATACACCTGCGTCCTGTGCAAGTGGCTGATGCTGAGAAAAGCCTGCAGGATCGGCCACGAAATCGGGGCGAGTGCAATAATAACGGGCGACTCTCTGGGACAGGTCGCTTCCCAGACCCTCGACAACCTGATGGTTGTGAGCACTGCCAGCGACCTGCCAATCTTAAGGCCACTCATAGGACTGGACAAGGAGGAGATAGTGAGAATAGCAAAAGAAATAGGGACGTTCGAGATAAGTTCAAGGAAAGAGCCCCCATGTCCGTTTACGCCCAAATACCCGGTTGTCCGTGCCTCTTTGGGGGAGTTCCAAAAGATCCTCCAGGACTTGATCTGA
- a CDS encoding DUF998 domain-containing protein yields MIHQNPWFSFTDNALSDMGSLKNPARWWFNGFLMVYALITLVPSIAAFRNGLSYLMPAAAIFLFLVGVFPEEKALHAPSAVLFYLLALTDIAIIGIKLWRSGVKFGYLWSALAVLTFFAMLYLTRVFKGLAIPELVGAATILAWFAYIGLLLLKGFKL; encoded by the coding sequence GTGATACATCAGAACCCCTGGTTCTCCTTCACCGACAACGCCCTCAGCGACATGGGCTCTCTCAAAAATCCTGCCCGGTGGTGGTTCAACGGCTTCCTGATGGTTTACGCGCTGATAACACTGGTTCCATCGATAGCGGCATTCAGAAACGGGCTCAGCTACTTGATGCCAGCGGCGGCGATCTTCCTGTTCCTTGTCGGCGTCTTTCCCGAGGAAAAGGCGCTCCACGCGCCATCGGCGGTTCTCTTCTACCTGCTGGCGCTGACTGACATAGCGATAATAGGTATCAAGCTCTGGCGCTCCGGAGTGAAGTTTGGCTACCTGTGGAGCGCTCTAGCCGTCCTAACTTTCTTCGCGATGCTCTACCTCACGAGGGTCTTCAAGGGACTCGCAATCCCTGAGCTGGTTGGGGCTGCCACGATATTAGCGTGGTTCGCTTACATTGGCCTCTTACTCCTTAAAGGTTTCAAACTTTAG
- a CDS encoding methyltransferase RsmF C-terminal domain-like protein: protein MAVSEEKANPRNEIGKTNDAELVKRLLIENYGYALDLIYLIRGNHQKVYARKPCPLDVGRNDGWLYFGRIESDGIRLTIEGSFLVGPKATKNVVELDDERARRYLAGESIEVDENLYGWFILKWRSYYLGSAKAKDGRLLNYVPKERRLRAE from the coding sequence ATGGCGGTGAGTGAGGAGAAGGCGAACCCGAGGAATGAGATAGGGAAGACGAACGATGCAGAGCTTGTAAAGAGACTTCTCATCGAGAACTACGGCTACGCTCTAGACCTGATATACCTCATCAGGGGCAACCACCAGAAGGTCTATGCGAGGAAGCCCTGCCCCCTAGACGTCGGCAGGAACGACGGCTGGCTCTACTTCGGAAGGATCGAGAGCGACGGGATAAGGCTGACCATCGAGGGAAGCTTTCTTGTCGGGCCGAAGGCGACGAAGAACGTGGTAGAGCTGGACGACGAACGGGCGAGAAGGTATCTGGCCGGTGAGAGCATCGAGGTCGATGAAAATCTCTACGGCTGGTTCATCCTGAAGTGGCGTTCCTACTACCTCGGTTCAGCGAAGGCTAAAGACGGGAGACTCCTAAACTACGTCCCGAAGGAGAGGAGGCTTAGGGCGGAGTAA
- a CDS encoding type II toxin-antitoxin system VapC family toxin produces MTVIVIDSSAFSKFLLKEEGWENVIPYLEPDLEPHAVDMLALETANVIWKYARKYGLITEEQAFGLYEGMMKLVREEVIILESSGKYLGEALEIAMRYDIPIYDSLFIAQAKSLRAKLATSDKRQAEVAKVLGLEAVYIG; encoded by the coding sequence ATGACCGTGATAGTCATTGACTCCTCAGCATTCTCAAAGTTTCTTCTAAAGGAGGAGGGCTGGGAGAACGTGATTCCTTACTTGGAGCCAGACCTTGAGCCTCACGCCGTTGACATGCTGGCCCTTGAGACTGCGAACGTGATATGGAAGTACGCCAGAAAGTACGGGTTGATAACAGAGGAGCAGGCTTTTGGGCTCTACGAAGGCATGATGAAGCTCGTAAGGGAGGAAGTGATAATCCTGGAGTCTAGCGGAAAATACCTGGGGGAAGCGTTGGAAATCGCGATGAGATACGACATTCCTATTTACGACAGCCTTTTCATAGCCCAAGCAAAAAGCCTCAGGGCGAAACTCGCCACGAGTGATAAAAGGCAAGCTGAAGTCGCAAAGGTACTTGGACTGGAAGCTGTCTATATTGGCTGA
- a CDS encoding glycosyltransferase family 2 protein encodes MLGGMRISVVIPAYNEEKRLPKVLERIPEFVDEVIVVDDGSSDNTYSSALSFSEKDPRVKAFRLEKNCGKGCAMREGIKHTTGDIVVFMDADGQHLPEEIGKLVRPIVEGRADLVIGARKVEVQGKRPLHRRLSNIITTRLIRLKLGTYVYDTQSGFRAYRRGFLPEIESDRYEVETEMLIKAAKMGAKIVEVPVSMIYGVETGHFRAEDVFRFLLALLRG; translated from the coding sequence ATGCTCGGTGGTATGAGGATAAGCGTGGTAATTCCTGCATACAACGAGGAGAAGCGGCTTCCAAAAGTCCTTGAGAGGATTCCTGAGTTCGTTGACGAGGTTATTGTCGTTGATGACGGCTCGTCTGATAATACTTATTCCTCTGCCCTCTCCTTTTCCGAAAAAGATCCTCGGGTTAAGGCCTTCAGGCTTGAAAAGAACTGCGGCAAGGGCTGTGCTATGAGAGAGGGCATAAAGCACACCACAGGAGACATCGTGGTCTTCATGGACGCCGACGGCCAACACCTTCCAGAAGAGATTGGAAAGCTTGTGAGGCCAATAGTTGAGGGGAGGGCAGACCTCGTAATCGGTGCAAGGAAGGTCGAGGTGCAGGGTAAGAGACCACTCCACAGGAGGCTGAGCAACATAATAACGACGAGGCTCATCAGGCTGAAGCTTGGGACTTACGTCTACGACACCCAGAGCGGCTTTAGAGCTTACAGGCGGGGGTTTCTACCCGAGATAGAGAGCGACCGCTACGAGGTAGAAACCGAGATGCTGATAAAAGCTGCAAAAATGGGGGCGAAAATAGTCGAGGTTCCTGTCAGTATGATATACGGTGTGGAGACAGGACATTTTAGGGCTGAGGATGTATTCAGATTCCTGCTGGCCCTGTTGAGAGGGTGA
- a CDS encoding nitroreductase family protein, whose amino-acid sequence MKLDEAIMKRASVRYFKDDPVSDEEIRALIEAAIRAPTASGLENWLFVVFKSEEVRKEIYDLIGEGMVEYYRAVNLPEEKIKKLMKRIYEEGMYRAPAYIAVFIDRRVRFLKGREFDEVEFIWSVESAAMAIQNLMLKAVELGLGTVYIGVTNFRGIEEKVRELAGLDENYYLVGLIPVGRPRDEVKPRRRKKGVEEVTRIL is encoded by the coding sequence ATGAAGCTCGACGAAGCTATTATGAAGCGTGCATCCGTGAGGTACTTCAAAGATGACCCAGTAAGCGACGAGGAGATAAGGGCGCTCATAGAGGCCGCGATAAGGGCGCCCACGGCCAGCGGACTCGAGAACTGGCTTTTCGTTGTATTCAAGAGCGAGGAAGTGCGGAAGGAAATCTACGACCTTATCGGAGAGGGCATGGTAGAGTACTACCGCGCAGTGAACTTGCCGGAGGAGAAGATTAAGAAGCTTATGAAGAGAATTTATGAGGAGGGAATGTACCGGGCGCCGGCCTACATCGCGGTCTTCATAGACAGGAGGGTTCGCTTCCTCAAGGGGCGGGAGTTCGACGAGGTCGAGTTCATCTGGAGCGTGGAGAGCGCGGCGATGGCCATCCAGAACCTCATGCTTAAGGCAGTGGAGCTCGGCCTCGGGACGGTGTACATCGGCGTGACGAACTTCAGAGGGATCGAGGAGAAGGTCAGAGAGCTCGCCGGTCTGGATGAGAACTACTACCTCGTGGGCCTCATTCCCGTTGGAAGGCCGAGGGATGAGGTGAAACCGCGGAGAAGAAAGAAGGGCGTGGAAGAGGTTACGCGGATACTCTGA
- a CDS encoding tRNA (cytosine(49)-C(5))-methyltransferase, whose product MSARDVVKEANPAFYERYSKLEDSDEFWEFLIRPLRQSIRVNTLKAPLEVIVERLKEEFELEPIPWVREGFFINVDNLARVPEHGLGLVFGQEASSMIPPVVLDPKPGELVLDMAAAPGSKTGQIAQYMQNEGCIIANDPNRDRANVLIANLNRMGVLIARVTTRDGASFARFENTFDRVLLDAPCSSVGMIRKSWRFLREWREKAVVKYMNVQKRLILAGYRALKPGGVMVYSTCTIDPLENEEVVDYLLRKTDARLERIDLPVKTSEPVLEWEGKEYSEELKKALRIHPNDNDTEAFFIAKIVKPGDGGE is encoded by the coding sequence ATGAGCGCGAGGGACGTTGTTAAGGAGGCGAATCCAGCCTTTTACGAGAGGTATTCGAAGTTAGAGGACAGCGACGAGTTCTGGGAGTTCCTGATAAGGCCGCTCAGGCAGAGCATCAGGGTAAATACCCTAAAGGCACCTCTAGAGGTCATCGTTGAGAGGCTTAAAGAGGAGTTTGAGCTTGAGCCGATCCCCTGGGTTCGCGAGGGCTTCTTCATAAACGTGGACAACCTCGCTAGGGTTCCGGAGCACGGCCTCGGCCTGGTCTTCGGCCAGGAGGCCAGCTCGATGATACCTCCGGTCGTTCTCGACCCGAAGCCGGGAGAACTCGTTCTAGACATGGCTGCGGCACCGGGGTCAAAAACTGGACAGATAGCGCAATACATGCAGAACGAGGGTTGCATAATAGCAAACGACCCAAACAGGGACAGAGCGAACGTTCTGATAGCCAACCTCAACAGGATGGGAGTTCTCATAGCGAGGGTAACAACCAGAGACGGGGCAAGCTTTGCCCGCTTCGAAAACACCTTTGACAGGGTTCTCCTCGATGCTCCCTGCTCCTCGGTGGGGATGATAAGGAAGAGCTGGCGCTTCCTGAGGGAGTGGCGCGAGAAAGCCGTGGTTAAGTACATGAACGTTCAGAAGAGGCTCATCTTGGCCGGCTACAGGGCCTTAAAGCCCGGGGGAGTTATGGTGTACTCAACCTGCACGATAGACCCCCTAGAAAACGAGGAGGTCGTGGATTATCTCCTCAGGAAGACGGACGCGAGGCTTGAGAGAATAGACCTCCCCGTTAAGACCAGCGAGCCGGTGCTTGAATGGGAGGGGAAGGAGTACTCGGAGGAGCTGAAGAAAGCTTTGAGGATCCACCCGAACGACAACGACACCGAGGCGTTCTTCATAGCTAAGATAGTCAAGCCGGGTGATGGCGGTGAGTGA
- a CDS encoding type II toxin-antitoxin system VapB family antitoxin: protein MGSVVSVRVPPDVKREMDELKGEINWSEEIREFIKKKIKEYRKKKALQEVVSYIQTLPEAPKGTAQKLVRDDRDSH from the coding sequence GTGGGAAGCGTTGTTAGTGTCCGCGTCCCGCCAGATGTCAAGCGGGAAATGGACGAGTTAAAAGGCGAGATCAACTGGAGCGAGGAGATTCGGGAGTTCATAAAGAAGAAAATCAAAGAGTACAGAAAGAAAAAAGCCCTTCAGGAGGTTGTTTCCTACATCCAAACCCTTCCAGAGGCTCCAAAGGGGACGGCACAAAAGCTCGTGAGGGATGACCGTGATAGTCATTGA
- a CDS encoding ABC transporter permease — protein sequence MAYEEGRQEMNPIWNLALKELYVSVKSRRFIVIVVLYFIIFGLAVYSIKDYLVQMGVPSVDSNELGLWGVSAEIYTTPLAMLFTVNMTIITVLGAVLGVALGADAINREVESGTVRVLLGHPVYRDEIINGKFLGMGLLIAVTYMVSYIVMIAVMLILGIPLDGESLFRSFLAILVTMLYTMVFLSLGILLSTLSKKPETSMLAGVGLAIFLTVFYGIVVGIVAPKLAGPEPPIGTSAYQIWADELHVWMNRLHSINPAHHYVQLVSYIFAGDRFFNYYIPLSDSLIYGFNNLAALLVMLLLPFALAYARFLTSDLN from the coding sequence ATGGCTTATGAGGAGGGTAGGCAGGAGATGAACCCCATCTGGAACCTGGCTCTCAAGGAGCTCTACGTCTCTGTAAAGAGCAGAAGGTTCATCGTTATCGTTGTCCTCTACTTTATCATTTTTGGACTGGCCGTCTACTCTATCAAGGATTACCTTGTGCAGATGGGCGTTCCGAGCGTCGACTCCAACGAGCTTGGCCTCTGGGGTGTCAGCGCCGAGATTTACACAACACCCCTCGCGATGCTTTTCACCGTCAACATGACGATAATAACCGTCCTCGGTGCCGTCTTAGGTGTTGCCCTCGGCGCGGACGCGATAAACAGGGAAGTCGAGAGCGGTACAGTGAGGGTACTGCTCGGCCACCCCGTCTACCGCGACGAGATCATAAACGGAAAGTTCCTCGGCATGGGTTTGCTGATAGCCGTGACTTACATGGTCTCTTACATAGTCATGATAGCCGTAATGCTCATCCTTGGAATACCCCTCGACGGAGAATCACTTTTTAGGAGCTTCCTGGCGATTCTGGTGACAATGCTCTACACGATGGTCTTCTTATCCCTGGGAATCCTCCTCTCTACGCTCTCAAAGAAGCCCGAAACCTCAATGCTGGCGGGAGTCGGTCTTGCCATCTTCCTGACGGTGTTCTATGGCATAGTAGTAGGCATAGTCGCTCCAAAGCTCGCTGGCCCCGAACCTCCAATAGGCACAAGTGCCTACCAGATATGGGCCGATGAGCTCCACGTCTGGATGAACAGGCTTCACTCCATAAACCCCGCCCACCACTATGTTCAGCTGGTCAGCTACATCTTCGCAGGCGACAGGTTCTTCAACTACTACATCCCGCTGAGCGATTCACTCATCTACGGCTTCAACAACCTCGCAGCCCTGCTTGTAATGCTGCTCCTGCCCTTTGCCCTGGCTTATGCCAGGTTCCTCACAAGCGATCTGAACTGA
- a CDS encoding type II toxin-antitoxin system HicA family toxin, which yields MKARDVQRALEKKGFQKKEGGRHTKYILYVEGKKTRVITVFSRGRDKKELGNDLLRRIKKQLHLEEDDMFQDFVECPLTYEDYLSVLRQKGVI from the coding sequence ATGAAGGCAAGAGATGTCCAGCGGGCACTGGAAAAGAAGGGCTTCCAGAAAAAGGAGGGTGGGAGGCACACGAAGTACATTCTTTACGTTGAAGGGAAGAAGACCAGGGTAATAACGGTGTTCAGCAGAGGTAGGGATAAGAAAGAGCTCGGGAACGACCTTTTAAGGAGAATAAAGAAACAGCTGCATCTTGAAGAGGATGATATGTTTCAAGACTTCGTGGAGTGTCCATTGACCTATGAGGACTACTTGAGTGTTCTGAGGCAGAAAGGGGTTATATAA
- the panB gene encoding 3-methyl-2-oxobutanoate hydroxymethyltransferase, whose product MREITPRKIIEMKGKEKIAMVTAYDYPSALLADKAGMDIVFVGDSLGMVVYGEPNTLNVSMEQMVFHTRAVAKAVKRALVLADMPFGSYEVSVEEGVKNAMRLIRAGADAVKIEGGYDHKKLVKKLVRMGIPVMGHTGLTPQRYLRLGGYRLMGETEEEIEEILRDAKALEKAGAFAVVLEFVLADVAKLVTEEVSIPTIGIGAGPHVDGQVLVWHDLLGIYENVPPFVKKYADLASIIQLALENYRGEVKEGRFPAKEHYWEFLDKDDFERKKMKALERLEDE is encoded by the coding sequence ATGAGGGAGATAACGCCGAGGAAGATAATCGAGATGAAGGGGAAGGAAAAGATAGCGATGGTAACGGCTTACGATTATCCCTCCGCTCTTCTCGCCGACAAGGCTGGCATGGACATAGTCTTCGTCGGAGACTCGCTCGGGATGGTTGTCTACGGCGAGCCTAACACTCTCAACGTCAGCATGGAACAGATGGTCTTCCACACGCGGGCAGTTGCCAAGGCCGTAAAGAGGGCTCTAGTTCTCGCGGACATGCCCTTCGGAAGCTACGAGGTCAGCGTCGAAGAAGGCGTTAAGAACGCGATGAGGCTAATTCGGGCTGGAGCTGATGCGGTAAAGATAGAAGGCGGCTACGATCACAAAAAGCTCGTTAAAAAGCTCGTCCGCATGGGAATCCCAGTCATGGGCCATACGGGGCTTACTCCACAGCGCTACCTCCGCCTTGGGGGCTACAGACTGATGGGTGAGACTGAGGAAGAGATCGAGGAGATTCTGCGCGATGCCAAGGCCCTTGAAAAGGCCGGCGCCTTCGCTGTGGTTCTTGAGTTCGTTCTTGCAGATGTGGCAAAGCTCGTGACGGAGGAGGTTTCAATCCCGACCATAGGCATCGGGGCGGGGCCTCACGTTGACGGCCAGGTCTTGGTGTGGCACGACCTCCTCGGAATCTACGAGAACGTTCCCCCATTTGTCAAGAAGTATGCCGATTTAGCCAGCATAATTCAGCTCGCCCTCGAGAACTACCGCGGGGAAGTCAAAGAGGGTAGATTCCCGGCTAAAGAGCACTACTGGGAGTTCCTCGACAAGGACGACTTCGAGAGAAAGAAGATGAAGGCCCTTGAACGCCTGGAGGACGAATGA
- a CDS encoding phosphatase PAP2 family protein: MNGHLCDDIKSRIAKDVLVRLNAFLLSYFGWMFFSILYIYIGRWSVDVTEQFIKLPFNSRDFILTLLNTTKSIPPVYHLLNAVYYIGFAGSIAFMVLYVLIYLKDFQTSDELLARYFIAYATAGAIYLTFHIYAPHYVYNVPGYDTDNLFTRQEFVLPSLHNTFAAIHIITIWKYRKRLGGKVLLTINTLIPFATVLLIHHWIYDVLAGFLLAWAISSLTDGWMAKIPRTLYQLEIRSLSAVTLLNFLLAALLLLFSLEPQKWILLFRALLNQP; the protein is encoded by the coding sequence GTGAACGGCCATCTTTGTGATGACATCAAATCAAGGATCGCAAAAGACGTCCTAGTTAGACTAAACGCGTTTCTTTTGAGTTACTTTGGGTGGATGTTTTTCAGTATTCTGTACATATACATCGGGCGGTGGAGTGTTGACGTAACGGAGCAATTTATCAAGCTCCCGTTCAACTCTCGTGATTTCATTCTAACACTGTTAAACACAACTAAAAGCATTCCTCCCGTATACCATCTCCTAAACGCAGTTTATTACATTGGATTCGCTGGATCCATAGCGTTCATGGTTCTCTACGTCCTTATCTACCTCAAGGACTTCCAAACGTCGGATGAACTGCTCGCCAGATACTTCATCGCCTATGCCACGGCGGGAGCGATATATTTAACGTTCCACATTTATGCGCCGCACTACGTTTACAACGTTCCAGGATACGACACTGACAACCTTTTTACGAGGCAGGAGTTCGTACTCCCTTCACTCCACAACACGTTTGCGGCGATTCACATAATTACCATATGGAAATACCGGAAAAGGCTTGGTGGAAAGGTGCTTTTGACTATCAACACCCTGATCCCCTTTGCAACGGTCTTACTAATACACCACTGGATATACGATGTCCTGGCTGGGTTCCTCCTTGCGTGGGCAATTTCATCGCTGACCGATGGGTGGATGGCAAAAATACCAAGAACCCTGTACCAGCTGGAGATTAGATCCCTGAGTGCCGTCACCTTACTGAATTTTCTGCTGGCGGCTCTTTTGCTGCTGTTTTCGCTAGAACCCCAGAAGTGGATACTGCTGTTCAGGGCGCTACTGAACCAGCCATGA
- a CDS encoding RtcB family protein — MVPLKRIDKIRWEIPKFDKRMRVPGRVYADDQLIEKMKQDRTLEQAANVAMLPGIYKYSIVMPDGHQGYGFPIGGVAAFDAKEGVISPGGVGYDINCGVRLIRTNLTKDEVRPKIKELVDTLFKNVPSGLGSKGRVRLHWTQLDDVLADGAKWAVDNGYGWERDLEHLEEGGRMEGADPDAVSQKAKQRGAPQLGSLGSGNHFLEVQYVDKVYNEEIAKAYGLFEGQVVVMVHTGSRGLGHQVASDYLRIMEKANRKYGVPWPDRELVSVPFQSEEGQQYFSAMKAAANFAWANRQMITHWVRESFEEVFKRKAEDMEMEIVYDVAHNIAKLEEHEVDGKKVKVVVHRKGATRAFPAGHPDVPRAYRDVGQPVLIPGSMGTASYVLAGAEGSMRETFGSSCHGAGRLLSRKAATRQYRGDRLRNELLQRGIYVRAASLRVVAEEAPGAYKSVDNVVQVVHEAGIANLVARMRPMGVAKG; from the coding sequence ATGGTGCCACTGAAGAGGATAGACAAGATTCGCTGGGAGATACCGAAGTTCGACAAGAGAATGAGAGTACCGGGCAGGGTCTACGCTGATGACCAGCTCATCGAGAAGATGAAGCAGGACAGGACGCTTGAGCAGGCCGCGAACGTTGCCATGCTCCCGGGCATCTACAAGTACTCCATCGTAATGCCAGATGGACACCAGGGTTACGGCTTCCCAATCGGTGGAGTGGCTGCCTTTGACGCAAAGGAGGGCGTAATAAGCCCAGGGGGTGTTGGATACGACATTAACTGTGGTGTCAGGCTCATCAGAACTAACTTGACAAAGGATGAAGTTAGACCGAAAATCAAGGAGCTCGTTGACACCCTCTTCAAGAACGTCCCGAGCGGACTTGGAAGCAAGGGCCGCGTGAGGCTTCACTGGACACAGCTTGACGATGTATTGGCCGACGGTGCCAAGTGGGCGGTTGACAACGGCTACGGCTGGGAGAGAGACCTTGAGCATCTCGAAGAAGGAGGAAGGATGGAAGGGGCGGATCCAGATGCCGTCAGCCAGAAGGCGAAGCAGAGGGGTGCACCACAGCTCGGTTCCCTTGGCTCCGGAAACCACTTCCTTGAGGTTCAGTACGTTGACAAGGTATACAACGAGGAGATAGCCAAGGCCTACGGCCTCTTCGAGGGCCAAGTTGTGGTCATGGTACACACGGGAAGCAGAGGACTCGGCCACCAGGTTGCGAGCGACTACCTGAGGATAATGGAGAAGGCCAACAGGAAGTATGGAGTCCCGTGGCCGGACAGGGAGCTTGTGAGCGTCCCGTTCCAGAGCGAGGAAGGACAGCAGTATTTCAGCGCGATGAAAGCGGCCGCCAACTTCGCCTGGGCCAACAGGCAGATGATAACCCACTGGGTCAGGGAGAGCTTTGAGGAAGTCTTCAAGAGGAAAGCAGAAGACATGGAGATGGAGATCGTCTATGACGTCGCCCACAACATAGCTAAGCTTGAGGAGCACGAGGTTGACGGGAAGAAGGTGAAGGTCGTCGTGCACAGGAAGGGCGCTACGAGGGCCTTCCCCGCTGGCCACCCGGATGTTCCGAGGGCATACAGGGACGTCGGCCAGCCGGTTCTAATTCCAGGCTCGATGGGTACCGCCAGCTACGTCCTCGCTGGAGCGGAGGGCTCGATGAGAGAGACCTTCGGAAGCTCCTGCCACGGCGCTGGAAGGCTCCTGAGCAGGAAAGCTGCCACCAGACAGTACCGCGGCGACAGACTCAGGAACGAACTCCTCCAGAGGGGCATCTACGTGAGGGCCGCTTCCCTCCGCGTCGTTGCCGAGGAGGCCCCAGGTGCGTACAAGAGCGTGGACAACGTCGTCCAGGTCGTCCATGAGGCCGGAATAGCGAACCTCGTTGCGAGAATGAGGCCGATGGGCGTTGCGAAGGGATGA